From a single Gavia stellata isolate bGavSte3 chromosome 15, bGavSte3.hap2, whole genome shotgun sequence genomic region:
- the LOC104256916 gene encoding leukotriene B4 receptor 1 yields the protein MSQAEESSSHSTWNIVRSVVCIILSLSFVIGTPGNCIVIWTVCAKMKQVSPSVLLILNLAIADVLVLITLPIWIYSFADSWVFGVIFCKILVFIIYCSMYASIFLITALSLERLMAVFYPFTIQRYKTKEKISLIMFLIWFLSITFGISVIPFQETEETDSGLLCTCRNYSSNRQKVSYLLLETLAGFVIPFLIICTCYVCVARRISRMTYQSKRRSERLIASIVVAFILCWFPHHLFNILDIISIQIELSNEEMSLALDEIVGRGVYISGALVFISSCINPLLYAFAARRFQNHLRFAKISKLFEQMSQTVTEEDKKKSLVVTKQEDTLVSTENL from the coding sequence ATGAGTCAAGCTGAGGAAAGCAGTAGCCACTCGACATGGAATATTGTGAGGTCAGTAGTCTGCATAATACTGAGCTTGTCATTTGTTATTGGGACCCCTGGAAATTGCATCGTCATCTGGACTGTTTGTGCAAAAATGAAGCAAGTATCTCCTTCAGTTCTGCTGATTTTGAACCTGGCTATTGCAGATGTCCTTGTACTGATTACTTTACCAATTTGGATTTACTCCTTTGCTGACTCATGGGTCTTTGGAGTCATCTTCTGCAAAATACTGGTTTTCATTATTTACTGCAGCATGTATGCTAGTATATTTCTAATTACAGCACTGAGCTTGGAACGGTTAATGGCTGTGTTTTACCCTTTCACAATTCAAAGatacaaaacaaaagagaagattTCTTTAATCATGTTCCTCATTTGGTTCCTGTCTATTACTTTCGGCATTTCTGTCATTCCATTTCAAGAGACAGAAGAAACGGACAGTGGACTACTATGCACATGTCGCAACTACTCTTCTAATAGGCAGAAGGTGTCGTATCTTTTGCTGGAGACTCTTGCAGGTTTTGTAAtcccttttttaattatttgcacTTGTTACGTGTGTGTTGCAAGAAGAATAAGCAGAATGACTTACCAATCTAAGCGGCGATCAGAACGGCTCATTGCCAGCATTGTGGTGGCATTCATTTTATGCTGGTTCCCTCATCATCTCTTTAACATCCTAGATATTATTTCAATTCAGATAGAACTCTCTAACGAGGAGATGTCTTTGGCACTGGATGAAATTGTAGGCAGAGGAGTGTACATCTCTGGAGCACTTGTATTCATCAGTAGCTGTATTAACCCTCTACTTTATGCTTTTGCTGCGCGAAGATTTCAGAATCACCTGAGATTTGCCAAGATATCAAAGCTGTTTGAACAGATGAGTCAGACTGTAACagaggaagacaagaaaaaaagtttggttGTA